Proteins from a genomic interval of Xiphophorus maculatus strain JP 163 A chromosome 7, X_maculatus-5.0-male, whole genome shotgun sequence:
- the LOC102220409 gene encoding sodium/hydrogen exchanger 4-like, with protein sequence MNYSSTKRALAVLITCTFLSLPYGYNGEAPHKPNAGATILPQTKPDNGPQAYPEDVPSNLPVFTMDYPRIQIPFEITLWMLLASFAKIGFHVYHKITIWVPESCLLISIGLIVGAIMHSVHEEPPAVLSSNVFFLYMLPPIVLDSGYFMPTRLFFENVGTVLWFAVVGTLWNSIGIGVSLFAICHIEAFGVQDINLQENLLFAAIISAVDPVAVLNVFEDISVNEQLYIVVFGECLFSDAVTVVLYSMFTFVAEMEVVEPEDVFLGVARFFVVGLGGMGFGVLFGFVAAFTTRFTSKVREIEPLLIFMFSYLAYLVAELFAISSIMAIVCCALTMKYYVEENVSQRSSTTIRHVVKMLGSISETLIFFFLGVVTITTEHEWNWGYILFTLLFTFLWRGLGVLVLTLIINPFRTIPFNMKDQFGLAYGGLRGAISFALAFTLPDSIGRKQLFITATIAVILFTVFLQGISIRPLIELINVRRTNRDVETINVEIHSRLMEHTMAGIEDLCGQWSHFYWKDKFMKFNNRILRRILIRDSRAESSIVALYKKLELQNAMEILDTVSGDISAAPSLVSLQGEKKESTTPKKTFMAEDLKNMHDLLSKNMYKIRQRTVAFTSKHALPNDNQPREILIRRHANIRRSLRHGSFQSTIPRSQKYFSLPTGQNLGSKYSSVRRRYADDHETMSEVAYPTRRSRFNQPKRSSSGAMMPLHMLETLKEVPSTDVLNESQSESFSKDHGKPQTGSSYSDSRFPTHRRHFNPPFDNNNGSADDLRNEDEAEEEQRRRHRGALRPPPSWAAEPRDDALRNPLLRRPQWNPKK encoded by the exons ATGAATTACAGCTCCACCAAACGAGCGCTAGCTGTGCTTATTACCTGCACATTTTTAAGTCTTCCTTATGGCTATAACGGAGAAGCTCCACATAAACCAAATGCAGGGGCCACGATTTTGCCCCAGACTAAGCCTGATAATGGACCCCAGGCTTATCCAGAGGATGTGCCTTCAAATTTACCTGTGTTCACTATGGACTATCCCAGAATACAAATCCCGTTTGAGATCACGTTATGGATGCTTCTGGCCTCCTTCGCAAAAATCG gttttcaTGTGTATCACAAGATAACGATCTGGGTGCCAGAGTCATGCCTTCTCATAAGCATCGGTCTGATTGTTGGCGCCATCATGCACTCAGTCCACGAGGAGCCTCCAGCTGTTCTCAGCAGCAATGTCTTCTTCCTTTACATGCTCCCCCCTATCGTCCTGGACTCGGGCTACTTCATGCCCACCAGGCTGTTCTTCGAGAACGTGGGCACC GTGTTGTGGTTCGCAGTGGTGGGGACCCTCTGGAACAGCATCGGCATCGGCGTGTCCCTGTTCGCCATATGCCACATCGAAGCGTTCGGCGTGCAGGACATCAACCTGCAGGAGAACCTGCTGTTTGCGGCCATCATCTCAGCCGTGGACCCCGTGGCGGTTCTCAACGTCTTTGAGGACATTTCTGTGAACGAGCAGCTCTACATCGTGGTGTTTGGAGAATGTCTCTTTAGCGACGCCGTCACTGTG GTGTTGTACAGCATGTTCACCTTTGTGGCGGAAATGGAGGTGGTGGAGCCCGAAGATGTGTTCTTGGGAGTGGCGAGGTTCTTTGTGGTCGGCCTTGGGGGGATGGGCTTTGGCGTCCTTTTTGGTTTTGTGGCCGCCTTCACAACAAGATTCACCTCCAAGGTCAGAGAAATCGAACCCCTCCTCATCTTCATGTTCAGCTATCTGGCGTACCTGGTGGCCGAGCTCTTTGCCATCTCCTCCATCATGGC CATTGTTTGCTGTGCCCTCACCATGAAGTACTACGTCGAGGAGAACGTTTCCCAGCGTTCTTCCACAACCATCCGGCACGTGGTCAAGATGCTCGGCTCTATCTCGGAGAccctcatcttcttcttcttaggCGTCGTCACCATAACAACCGAGCATGAGTGGAACTGGGGCTACATCCTGTTCACGCTGCTATTTACCTTTTTATGGAGAGGTCTGG gTGTTTTGGTGCTGACTCTGATCATTAACCCTTTCCGAACCATCCCATTCAATATGAAGGATCAGTTCGGTTTGGCCTACGGAGGACTGCGGGGCGCCATTTCCTTCGCTCTGGCCTTCACACTTCCTGACAGCATTGGCCGGAAACAGCTGTTCATCACTGCCACCATCGCAGTAATCCTCTTCACAGTGTTTCTCCAG gGCATCAGCATCCGACCTCTGATTGAGTTAATCAACGTACGGAGGACCAATCGTGACGTAGAGACCATCAATGTAGAGATTCACAGCAGG CTCATGGAGCACACAATGGCAGGAATAGAGGATCTCTGTGGACAGTGGAGTCACTTCTACTGGAAGGACAA GTTCATGAAGTTCAACAACCGAATACTACGTAGGATCCTGATCCGAGACAGCAGGGCTGAGTCCAGTATTGTCGCGTTGTACAAGAAGCTGGAGCTGCAGAACGCCATGGAGATCCTGGACACGGTGTCTGGGGACATCAGTGCTGCTCCTTCCCTCGTCTCTCTTCA ggGAGAGAAGAAAGAATCTACTACTCCAAAGAAGACATTCATGGCTGAGGACCTGAAAAACATGCACGACCTCCTTTCCAAGAACATGTACAAGATCAGGCAACGG acGGTGGCATTTACGAGTAAGCATGCTCTGCCCAATGACAACCAGCCCAGAGAGATCCTGATCAGACGCCACGCCAACATCCGCCGAAGCCTCCGTCACGGCAGCTTTCAGTCAACA ATTCCAAGGTCTCAGAAATATTTCTCACTTCCTACTGGACAGAATTTGGGGTCAAAATATTCATCTGTGAGGCGGCGTTATGCAG ATGACCATGAAACCATGTCAGAGGTAGCCTATCCTACCCGGCGCTCTCGATTCAACCAGCCCAAACGCTCCTCCTCCGGAGCCATGATGCCTCTTCACATGCTGGAAACTCTGAAGGAAGTTCCCTCCACTGATGTCCTCAATGAAAGCCAGAGTGAGAGCTTCAGCAAAGACCACGGCAAACCCCAGACTGGCTCCTCTTACAGTGATTCCCGCTTCCCAACACATCGTCGCCACTTCAACCCTCCTTTTGACAATAACAACGGCTCTGCTGATGACTTAAGAAATGAGGATGAGGCAGAAGAGGAGCAGCGGCGGCGGCATCGTGGGGCTTTGAGGCCTCCTCCCAGCTGGGCAGCTGAACCCAGAGACGATGCGCTTCGAAACCCTCTGCTCAGACGGCCGCAGTGGAACCCAAAAAAGTAA